The Hahella sp. HNIBRBA332 genome window below encodes:
- a CDS encoding NAD(P)-dependent oxidoreductase, translating into MDTIFIMGATGFIGEETARSHIAKGNKVLGLARSEASAAKLRSIGVTPVMGDVYRPEEWLPKLPKIDYAINVLGFFTDGMPARFSVSHAEKCCEKYTRWIKVTIDLARRKGIKAVVNVTGTTIFEDMGVDWVTEETPIRYTPSGFNRVATPATKLCQQAIAEGLPLIIAVAPSVVYGDKPTSSFDEVFVKPLEKGQMGVVGDGKNYITAGHVEDVGRAIAHITDVKYAGEFFHIADDQPVTQREFVTSIARALGKTRVMTMPRWLVAILGGKCAVEFMTLSQRISNAKLKSTGFTLKHPRFLDEVGDVVRSMRRARAGQKLQASPA; encoded by the coding sequence GTGGACACCATATTCATTATGGGCGCAACCGGATTCATCGGCGAGGAAACCGCCAGAAGCCATATCGCCAAAGGCAATAAAGTACTGGGACTGGCGCGTAGTGAAGCCAGCGCCGCCAAATTGAGATCCATCGGCGTTACGCCTGTGATGGGAGATGTTTATCGCCCGGAAGAGTGGCTGCCGAAACTCCCCAAGATCGATTACGCCATCAATGTGCTGGGCTTTTTCACCGACGGCATGCCGGCGCGCTTCAGCGTCAGCCACGCGGAAAAGTGCTGCGAGAAATACACCCGCTGGATCAAGGTCACCATCGATCTGGCGCGCAGAAAAGGCATCAAAGCGGTGGTTAATGTCACCGGCACCACCATCTTTGAAGACATGGGCGTGGACTGGGTGACGGAAGAAACCCCCATTCGCTACACCCCCTCCGGTTTCAACCGGGTGGCGACGCCCGCCACCAAACTGTGTCAGCAGGCCATCGCCGAAGGACTGCCGTTGATCATCGCCGTAGCGCCCAGCGTGGTGTATGGCGACAAGCCCACTTCCTCCTTTGACGAAGTCTTCGTCAAGCCGCTGGAAAAAGGGCAGATGGGCGTGGTCGGCGACGGCAAGAATTACATCACTGCCGGACACGTGGAAGATGTGGGGCGCGCCATCGCGCATATCACTGACGTCAAATACGCCGGCGAATTCTTTCACATCGCCGACGACCAGCCGGTCACTCAGCGCGAATTCGTCACCTCCATCGCCAGAGCGTTGGGTAAGACGCGGGTGATGACCATGCCAAGATGGCTGGTGGCGATCCTGGGCGGCAAGTGCGCAGTGGAATTCATGACCCTGTCCCAGCGCATCAGCAACGCCAAATTGAAGAGCACCGGCTTTACCCTGAAACACCCCCGTTTCCTGGATGAAGTCGGCGATGTGGTGCGCAGCATGAGACGCGCCCGCGCAGGTCAGAAACTGCAGGCGTCGCCCGCCTGA
- a CDS encoding enoyl-CoA hydratase/isomerase family protein has protein sequence MDFRFINNRLDESIAILELDDPSANTLTYDLLHELEYKFLALEADPQVQAIVITGKGARFFSGGVNIGMLLTAGKKFNSNFILYAAEVLEAITHSRKLIVAAINGNITGGGLELALVAHKRVAVEGEYNIGFPEVRLGVIPGMGGTQRLTRLVGPQTALEMITQGQFISAERAKQIGLVDEIYPQEGFLNRAIAFTREQLNALKPAPTLSSETGAALAQSLSTPFPQGLATLRKENGLAVIALTEASASADAFSTLRALNERLLEVRIDEDVYALAIDLSAGLLRADELIDNDDFVVAYGRRVFSRIDGFARLCVFYCDRAMSELEMELALACDFRFCSQAGLTAEVALPTGELPILQRYPSQLPAALAGKQVTLARLVETGLFRCIDEEEPMAWVARYMTRFLPPNGASAAIGYAKLAISKGYAESIPSALLLERHLQEQLFIGADSQEGMSAYIEKRTPNFKGA, from the coding sequence ATGGATTTTCGCTTTATTAACAATCGCCTGGATGAGTCCATCGCCATTCTGGAACTGGACGATCCGTCCGCCAACACACTGACTTACGACCTGCTGCATGAACTGGAATACAAGTTCCTGGCGCTGGAGGCGGACCCGCAGGTGCAGGCGATCGTCATCACTGGCAAGGGCGCGCGCTTTTTCTCCGGTGGAGTGAACATCGGCATGCTGCTGACCGCAGGCAAAAAGTTCAACTCCAACTTCATTCTGTACGCGGCGGAAGTGCTGGAAGCGATCACTCATTCCAGGAAGCTGATCGTCGCGGCCATCAACGGCAACATCACTGGCGGCGGACTGGAGTTGGCGCTGGTGGCGCACAAGCGGGTGGCGGTGGAAGGCGAGTACAACATTGGTTTTCCGGAAGTGCGCCTCGGCGTTATCCCGGGGATGGGCGGCACGCAACGGCTGACGCGTCTGGTGGGACCGCAGACCGCGCTGGAGATGATCACCCAGGGGCAGTTCATCAGTGCGGAACGAGCGAAGCAAATCGGTCTGGTGGATGAGATTTATCCGCAAGAAGGCTTCCTCAATCGCGCCATCGCCTTCACCCGCGAACAACTGAACGCGCTGAAACCGGCGCCGACGCTCTCCAGCGAAACCGGCGCGGCGCTGGCGCAGAGCCTGAGCACGCCATTTCCGCAAGGATTGGCGACCTTGCGCAAAGAGAACGGGCTGGCGGTTATCGCGCTGACTGAAGCCAGCGCCTCGGCGGATGCGTTCTCCACTTTGCGCGCGCTCAACGAACGGCTGCTGGAGGTCCGCATCGACGAAGACGTATACGCGTTGGCGATCGATTTGTCTGCGGGCCTTCTGCGGGCCGACGAACTGATTGATAACGATGACTTTGTTGTCGCCTACGGACGCAGAGTGTTCTCCCGCATCGACGGCTTCGCCCGCCTGTGCGTGTTCTATTGCGACCGCGCCATGTCGGAACTGGAAATGGAATTGGCGCTGGCCTGCGACTTCCGCTTCTGCAGCCAGGCCGGATTAACGGCGGAGGTGGCGCTGCCCACAGGCGAGCTGCCGATTCTGCAACGCTATCCCAGCCAGCTTCCCGCTGCGCTCGCCGGCAAACAAGTGACACTGGCGCGACTGGTCGAAACAGGACTGTTCCGTTGCATCGATGAAGAAGAACCAATGGCCTGGGTGGCGCGTTACATGACCCGGTTTCTGCCGCCCAACGGCGCCAGCGCCGCCATCGGCTACGCCAAGCTGGCCATCAGTAAAGGTTATGCGGAGAGCATTCCCTCAGCGCTGCTGCTGGAGCGCCACCTGCAGGAGCAACTATTCATCGGCGCGGACAGTCAGGAAGGCATGAGCGCGTACATCGAAAAACGCACACCCAACTTTAAAGGGGCATAG
- a CDS encoding Phenylacetic acid catabolic protein, whose amino-acid sequence MAAINEYTIDKKYHDALIEWQRKNFPDIGLLEKYWDVYFPNDPAWRLTAKLSEVKADLINQGKYQGVKKYATAREMKGSMLYQALRIIKAQCSTELGSIQQHMDTVNTCYTDKAKFSVLRIMAEEFRHAYQMFWVLSHDPSWSTTGSSRIAENTLDELLSMNTGSHVLDAFNIPFTDSLDNVTFACFIDRVGRFQLTMQEEFAYAPMAASMRPMLKEEAFHLKTGWEVLKEICEMAAVGEGPWTLADIQKKINLWYPRALEMFGSEEGGESNLEFSFKTMSNKEAIGGYIKEIEWLLNSLNAAILQRRHPELSKEQVRLMAKETAILRLPSTRFLRFRSGEAIHESTFDVDGNRISPFEYINYLNRVLPEKLCSTEYFRSYTDRIRQALPTMTAA is encoded by the coding sequence ATGGCCGCCATTAACGAATACACCATTGATAAGAAGTATCACGACGCGTTGATCGAATGGCAGCGCAAGAACTTCCCGGACATTGGTCTGCTGGAGAAGTATTGGGATGTCTACTTCCCGAATGATCCCGCCTGGCGTTTGACCGCCAAGCTCTCCGAAGTGAAAGCGGATCTCATCAATCAAGGCAAGTACCAGGGCGTGAAGAAGTACGCCACCGCCCGCGAGATGAAAGGCTCCATGCTGTATCAGGCGCTGCGCATCATCAAGGCCCAGTGCAGCACCGAACTGGGTTCTATCCAGCAGCATATGGACACGGTGAACACCTGCTACACGGACAAGGCGAAGTTCAGCGTGCTGCGCATCATGGCGGAAGAATTCCGTCACGCCTACCAGATGTTCTGGGTGCTGTCTCACGACCCCAGCTGGTCCACCACCGGGTCCAGCCGCATTGCGGAAAACACCCTGGATGAGCTGCTGTCCATGAACACCGGCTCCCATGTGCTGGACGCCTTCAACATTCCGTTTACGGACTCGCTGGATAACGTCACTTTCGCCTGCTTCATCGACCGGGTAGGGCGCTTCCAGCTCACCATGCAGGAAGAGTTCGCCTACGCGCCCATGGCCGCCAGCATGCGTCCCATGTTGAAAGAAGAAGCCTTCCATCTGAAAACCGGTTGGGAAGTGCTGAAGGAAATCTGCGAAATGGCGGCGGTGGGCGAAGGCCCCTGGACCCTGGCGGACATCCAGAAAAAGATCAATCTCTGGTATCCCCGCGCTTTGGAGATGTTCGGCAGCGAAGAAGGCGGCGAGTCCAACCTCGAATTCAGTTTCAAAACCATGTCCAACAAAGAGGCGATCGGCGGCTACATCAAAGAGATCGAATGGCTGCTCAACTCTCTCAACGCGGCCATCTTGCAGCGTCGACACCCTGAACTGAGCAAGGAGCAGGTGCGTCTGATGGCGAAAGAAACCGCGATTCTGCGTCTGCCTTCGACTCGCTTTCTGCGCTTCCGCAGCGGTGAGGCGATTCATGAGTCCACGTTCGATGTGGATGGCAATCGCATCAGCCCCTTTGAATACATCAATTACCTGAACCGTGTGCTGCCGGAGAAACTGTGTAGCACGGAGTACTTCAGAAGCTACACGGACAGGATTCGTCAGGCGCTGCCGACCATGACGGCGGCGTAG
- a CDS encoding NAD(P)/FAD-dependent oxidoreductase has translation MYDVAIIGSGFGGAASAIMLAKLGYTVALIEKGKHPRFALGESTTPIMSKTIRHLGQKYDIPEFVNLASYDTIMNAHMPITCGPKELFHYFWHEPGLSSATLSNGIVPEIIVQTPEVDTQLYRAESDKYLVDVAISYGADYFEETTVEDIEFNDDGALIKCSRADGSDSEIKTKFIIDGTGHRSLISQRYDLIVPQEELDTPLNSRSIFTHFKDIGDFESSLECDDAFIGRTPVPRIRGTQHHCFDGGWIWFIPFDNGVTSVGLNLDIDTYPINDKTGEEEFWEIIGRYPIVEKMLKGRETLMPFIKTKRIQFRTKQAVGDRWAMLPGSAVGGDGWFSTGLGFTLLCAHRIVDMLHTKMLKDDDFSRQYLENYETALFKEWKYVCRMVDGIYKSMRHFEVFKYYCFFCFMGAESFVHRGGIKRPHDLKFLLLNVGDDNFVAKFEEFYTMVKDLHERDEVTQEQLDYLRDFVRYEMKDYNYRDYGNPIYGGVHRRLDKSSRYFAELA, from the coding sequence ATGTACGACGTTGCAATCATCGGATCAGGATTCGGAGGCGCCGCAAGCGCCATCATGCTGGCGAAACTGGGTTACACTGTGGCGCTGATTGAGAAGGGCAAGCACCCCCGCTTCGCGCTGGGCGAATCGACCACGCCCATCATGAGTAAGACCATTCGTCATCTGGGGCAGAAATACGACATTCCCGAGTTCGTCAACCTGGCCAGTTACGACACCATCATGAACGCGCACATGCCGATCACCTGCGGACCCAAGGAGTTGTTCCACTACTTCTGGCATGAACCTGGACTGTCCTCCGCCACACTGAGCAATGGGATTGTGCCGGAAATCATTGTGCAGACCCCGGAAGTCGACACGCAGTTGTATCGTGCGGAGAGCGATAAATATCTGGTGGACGTGGCGATCAGCTACGGCGCGGATTATTTCGAGGAAACCACCGTCGAAGACATCGAGTTCAATGACGACGGCGCGCTGATCAAGTGCTCCCGTGCAGACGGAAGCGACAGCGAAATCAAGACCAAGTTCATCATCGACGGCACTGGCCATCGTTCGCTGATTTCCCAGCGTTACGACCTGATTGTGCCGCAGGAAGAACTGGATACGCCGCTGAATAGCCGCAGTATTTTCACGCACTTCAAGGACATCGGCGATTTCGAAAGCAGTCTGGAATGCGATGACGCTTTTATCGGACGCACCCCGGTTCCGCGTATTCGCGGCACTCAGCACCATTGCTTTGACGGCGGCTGGATCTGGTTTATCCCGTTCGACAACGGCGTCACCAGCGTGGGGCTGAACCTGGATATCGACACCTATCCAATCAATGATAAAACCGGGGAAGAAGAATTCTGGGAGATCATCGGACGTTATCCGATTGTCGAAAAGATGTTGAAGGGACGCGAAACCTTGATGCCGTTTATCAAGACCAAACGCATTCAGTTTCGCACAAAACAAGCGGTCGGCGATCGTTGGGCCATGTTGCCGGGTTCGGCGGTGGGAGGTGATGGTTGGTTTAGCACCGGACTCGGCTTTACCTTACTTTGCGCGCATCGCATCGTAGACATGCTGCATACCAAAATGCTCAAGGACGACGACTTTTCCCGTCAATATCTGGAGAACTACGAAACCGCGCTGTTCAAAGAGTGGAAGTACGTCTGCCGCATGGTGGACGGCATCTACAAGAGCATGCGCCACTTCGAAGTGTTCAAGTACTACTGCTTCTTCTGCTTCATGGGCGCGGAGAGCTTCGTGCACCGCGGCGGCATCAAACGTCCGCACGATCTCAAGTTCCTGCTGCTCAACGTCGGCGACGACAACTTCGTCGCCAAGTTCGAAGAGTTCTACACCATGGTGAAAGACCTGCACGAACGCGATGAAGTGACCCAGGAGCAGCTCGATTACCTGCGCGATTTCGTGCGCTACGAAATGAAAGACTACAACTACCGGGATTACGGCAACCCCATTTACGGCGGCGTGCACCGTCGGTTGGACAAGTCATCCCGATACTTCGCGGAACTGGCCTGA
- a CDS encoding benzoate-CoA ligase family protein, which produces MVASNLDPISVDVVVVGGGIAGCWTALKLLRKGIPTAIAFYSDSDRGGKLGASALSVGAINTSPLTRGDYLEWLTDLGRGQEHSDVGVITRNHLASELDALLEFDALKNIQLGVALKSGSGRHLLARLLQEIRYLGGVVLDNAWVTRIVADAKRCHGVQYQNGDQIGAVYAGAVVLASGGYSGLFHGSVKTGTYGSVHGRHLAAGGWLSNLEFVFKHGYGQPDLGTLTPTEELPGAEIYDENGEHVDWLEQELFYGRGTSNHFQAFMTWRKGGDLKYYVDFRYRELHRSVKRIAVVGSDDIEDICADKEALIAGLLERCPVASQEALREILEAVNRHEREYDFETFSEIKALVADAYPVDRSRIRQISYFSMGGVAHHKFKTNLKNVFVCGEAMHDYGAHRVGGLPWALYLCAAKVISEKIDLLKRQGHLLSTPFELDDKTSAYDKKLVAELQQGLQRYQESGVDVEGAVAFADWIRDQRRALTAQHRELDDVVAYLLVGEAIMRSSLARQESRGCFFRDDFGDENPALSSQRTLTRYDSESDEVHAELISAEQLSAMIDRGRLAMDDKSLISSAATKNAAYFLLKKHVETGLGGKAAVETLDVSYTYDELWSLTSRYAGFLKASRIDEGDRVALLLNDRPEYLAMFLATQQIGAIAIPLNTFSKEQELTHYLEDSGAKLLITEAELMARYSVEQINEQTHVEVVSYEDIATARMEPVEDILPVSDETIGFILYTSGSTGKPKGAIHRQVSMGFSAENFARKTLKINDRDRIFSSSKLFFAYGLGNSLYFPLYFGATALLCSTKAAPEVIRDILGQLKPTVFFAVPAVYRGILEGGGATEDNFRSVRLCVSAGEALPIKLAQQWCAATGVEVLDGIGSTEALHIFCVSNHSSAKESYYGRAVPGYELCVCDESGKVLTENAIGELRVKGPTLAQGYWNNPAKTAETFYDGSLLTGDRYFANDKGEYVFVGRHGDTYKSSGLWVSTLEIEAVLGELAAVAESSVVVFQGNDGLLKSKAYVVAREAESFEDKQRVETDTHRFLRERLPKYKTPHCVEALDELPRTATGKIAKAILRDMAQEVIWARPVRESAPERELNMAQ; this is translated from the coding sequence ATGGTTGCGAGTAATCTTGATCCTATAAGCGTTGATGTCGTCGTAGTAGGCGGAGGCATCGCGGGGTGCTGGACGGCGCTGAAGCTGTTGCGCAAGGGCATCCCGACCGCCATCGCCTTCTACAGCGATAGCGATCGGGGCGGCAAGCTGGGCGCTTCCGCCTTATCGGTGGGCGCCATCAACACCTCTCCGTTGACGCGCGGGGATTATCTGGAATGGCTGACCGACCTGGGGCGTGGACAAGAGCACTCCGACGTTGGCGTCATCACCAGAAATCACCTGGCGTCGGAACTGGATGCGCTACTGGAGTTCGATGCGCTCAAGAACATCCAATTGGGGGTGGCGTTGAAATCCGGTTCCGGTCGGCATCTGCTGGCGCGGCTGCTGCAGGAGATCCGTTATCTGGGCGGCGTCGTGTTGGATAACGCCTGGGTGACCCGCATCGTCGCCGACGCCAAGCGCTGCCATGGCGTGCAATATCAAAACGGCGATCAAATCGGAGCGGTGTACGCTGGCGCGGTGGTGCTGGCCTCCGGCGGCTATTCCGGTCTGTTCCATGGTTCGGTGAAAACCGGCACTTACGGTTCCGTGCACGGTCGTCATCTCGCCGCCGGCGGCTGGCTGAGCAATCTGGAGTTCGTGTTCAAACACGGCTACGGACAGCCGGACCTGGGCACCCTGACGCCGACGGAAGAACTGCCCGGCGCGGAAATCTATGACGAGAACGGCGAGCACGTGGACTGGCTGGAGCAGGAACTGTTCTACGGACGCGGCACCAGCAACCACTTCCAGGCGTTCATGACCTGGCGTAAAGGCGGCGACCTCAAATATTACGTGGACTTCCGCTATCGCGAACTGCACCGCAGCGTCAAACGCATCGCAGTGGTCGGCTCCGACGATATCGAAGATATCTGCGCGGACAAAGAAGCCTTGATCGCCGGTCTGCTGGAGCGCTGCCCGGTAGCCAGCCAGGAAGCCCTGCGGGAGATCCTGGAAGCGGTGAACCGGCATGAACGGGAGTATGACTTTGAGACGTTCAGCGAGATCAAGGCGCTGGTCGCGGACGCCTATCCGGTGGATCGCAGTCGTATTCGTCAGATCTCCTATTTCTCAATGGGCGGCGTGGCCCACCACAAATTCAAAACCAACCTGAAGAACGTGTTCGTGTGCGGCGAAGCCATGCACGACTACGGCGCTCATCGGGTAGGGGGATTGCCCTGGGCGTTGTATCTCTGCGCCGCCAAAGTGATTTCAGAAAAGATCGATTTGCTCAAACGTCAGGGACATCTGCTGTCCACGCCGTTCGAGCTGGATGACAAAACGTCCGCCTATGACAAGAAGTTGGTGGCGGAGTTGCAGCAGGGATTGCAGCGCTATCAGGAAAGCGGCGTGGATGTGGAAGGCGCGGTAGCCTTCGCCGACTGGATTCGGGATCAACGACGCGCACTGACGGCGCAACACCGGGAATTGGATGACGTGGTGGCCTATCTGCTGGTGGGCGAGGCCATTATGCGCTCCTCCCTGGCCCGGCAGGAAAGCCGCGGCTGTTTCTTCCGGGACGATTTCGGGGATGAAAATCCCGCCCTGAGCTCACAACGGACGCTGACCCGCTATGACTCAGAATCCGATGAAGTACACGCGGAGCTGATCAGCGCCGAACAACTCTCCGCAATGATAGACAGAGGGCGATTAGCGATGGACGACAAATCTTTGATAAGCAGCGCGGCCACAAAAAACGCGGCTTACTTTCTGTTGAAAAAGCATGTTGAAACCGGACTGGGCGGCAAAGCGGCGGTGGAGACATTGGACGTTTCATACACTTACGACGAACTGTGGAGCCTGACCAGTCGATACGCCGGTTTCCTGAAAGCCAGCCGCATCGACGAGGGCGACCGCGTAGCGCTGCTGCTGAACGACCGTCCCGAATATCTGGCGATGTTCCTGGCGACGCAGCAAATCGGCGCCATCGCGATCCCGCTCAACACCTTCTCGAAAGAGCAGGAGCTGACCCATTATCTGGAGGACTCCGGGGCCAAGCTGCTGATCACCGAGGCGGAGCTGATGGCTCGGTATTCCGTGGAGCAGATCAACGAACAGACCCATGTGGAAGTGGTCAGCTATGAGGACATCGCCACCGCGCGCATGGAGCCGGTGGAGGATATCCTGCCGGTGAGCGATGAAACCATCGGCTTCATCCTCTACACCTCCGGCAGCACTGGCAAACCCAAAGGCGCCATTCATCGTCAGGTGAGCATGGGCTTCAGCGCCGAGAACTTTGCCCGCAAAACCCTGAAGATCAACGACCGCGACCGTATTTTCTCTTCCTCCAAATTGTTCTTCGCCTACGGACTGGGTAATTCGCTGTATTTCCCCTTGTACTTCGGCGCCACCGCGCTGCTGTGCAGCACCAAGGCGGCGCCGGAAGTGATCCGGGATATTCTGGGACAACTCAAGCCGACGGTCTTCTTCGCGGTGCCCGCCGTGTATCGGGGAATTCTGGAAGGCGGCGGCGCGACAGAAGACAACTTCCGCTCCGTACGCTTGTGCGTAAGCGCCGGCGAAGCCCTGCCGATCAAATTGGCGCAGCAATGGTGCGCCGCCACGGGGGTGGAAGTGCTGGATGGCATCGGCAGCACCGAGGCATTGCATATCTTTTGCGTCTCCAATCATTCCTCCGCCAAGGAGAGCTATTACGGCCGCGCCGTTCCTGGCTATGAACTGTGCGTGTGCGATGAGAGCGGCAAAGTCCTGACGGAAAACGCCATCGGCGAGCTGCGGGTGAAGGGCCCAACCTTGGCGCAGGGATATTGGAACAATCCCGCCAAGACGGCGGAAACCTTCTACGACGGGTCGTTGTTGACCGGCGACCGCTACTTCGCCAACGACAAAGGCGAATATGTCTTTGTCGGCAGACATGGCGACACCTATAAATCCTCCGGCTTGTGGGTCTCCACCCTGGAGATCGAGGCGGTGCTGGGCGAGTTGGCGGCGGTGGCGGAGTCCTCCGTGGTGGTGTTCCAGGGCAACGACGGATTGTTGAAGTCGAAGGCCTATGTGGTCGCCCGGGAGGCGGAAAGCTTCGAGGACAAACAACGGGTGGAGACGGATACGCACCGCTTCCTGCGGGAGCGTCTGCCCAAATACAAAACCCCTCATTGCGTGGAGGCGCTGGACGAACTGCCCCGCACCGCCACCGGCAAAATCGCCAAGGCGATCCTGCGGGATATGGCTCAGGAAGTCATCTGGGCCAGACCGGTGAGAGAAAGCGCTCCGGAACGGGAGCTGAACATGGCGCAGTAG
- a CDS encoding SAM-dependent methyltransferase: MSFSNPKYYSNTATLYSAALDEGDYHDWKDSIITGLMGFITPFPEKMRINRAFVRQMYEGYQQEGFNNILDIGAGPIPRGHEWATEANIMYVDHNPDIVEHARRKLPVGASARYETSSVGALPGLLEKGLVDGFFDDSRKVAFGSNAVLMFVDDAEIQSTFQYLYDWCAPGSVLKISTTGITGSESDLRAKFIRTFFKKVNAPMHIRNVDKFCELLAPWKVTRRPMPLWEWVNWPPSKMTAGIGFDIYGIELRKE; this comes from the coding sequence ATGAGCTTCAGTAACCCAAAGTACTATTCAAACACAGCCACACTGTACAGCGCGGCTTTGGATGAGGGTGACTACCACGATTGGAAAGACTCCATCATTACAGGCCTGATGGGATTCATCACCCCGTTCCCGGAGAAGATGCGCATTAACCGCGCGTTCGTCCGGCAGATGTACGAGGGCTACCAGCAGGAAGGCTTCAACAATATTCTGGATATCGGCGCCGGACCGATTCCCAGAGGTCATGAGTGGGCGACCGAAGCCAACATCATGTATGTCGATCACAACCCGGACATCGTTGAGCACGCACGCAGAAAACTGCCTGTCGGCGCCAGCGCAAGATACGAAACCTCCAGCGTCGGCGCGTTGCCGGGACTGCTGGAAAAAGGCCTGGTGGACGGCTTCTTCGACGACTCCAGAAAAGTGGCCTTCGGCTCTAACGCGGTGTTGATGTTTGTGGATGACGCGGAGATCCAAAGCACCTTCCAGTACCTGTACGACTGGTGCGCGCCGGGCTCCGTACTCAAGATCAGCACGACCGGCATCACTGGATCGGAAAGCGATCTGCGGGCCAAGTTCATTCGCACTTTCTTCAAGAAGGTCAACGCGCCCATGCACATTCGCAACGTGGACAAGTTCTGCGAACTGCTGGCGCCCTGGAAGGTCACGCGTCGCCCCATGCCGTTGTGGGAGTGGGTGAACTGGCCGCCTTCCAAAATGACTGCGGGCATCGGTTTCGATATCTACGGTATCGAACTTCGTAAAGAGTGA
- a CDS encoding MBL fold metallo-hydrolase, with amino-acid sequence MDNIHKDIPFGSPVQVGQGVFLLKMPLPFRLDHINLYLIDDQDGWILVDTGLNHRAVRETWEALADTVFQQKPIKKILITHLHPDHIGQAAWLQRRFKADAYISEGDWLMAQRLWFSPAESAIPRYAAHYRAFGVDGERFEQLIENRGNYQRLVKELPLQVKFLRTGDIISAASGDWRVVSGSGHSPEHLCLWNEASREMITGDHVLPKITPNIGIIVGGLSNPLENYLLSLEDFLAIDCARYFPAHGLPSENYHERIAEIKMHHHRQLQKLLSGCGEPTTVYEAVGMLFDTELPPHQYMFALGETAAHLRYLESIGLMHRDGEKTWSFKSVSQADQQREETACASSV; translated from the coding sequence ATGGATAACATACACAAGGACATTCCTTTCGGAAGTCCGGTTCAGGTGGGGCAGGGCGTGTTCCTGCTGAAAATGCCGCTGCCGTTTCGCCTGGATCATATCAACCTGTATCTGATCGATGATCAGGACGGGTGGATTCTGGTCGACACCGGCCTGAATCATCGCGCTGTGCGTGAGACATGGGAAGCGTTGGCGGACACGGTCTTCCAGCAAAAGCCGATTAAGAAGATTCTGATCACCCATCTGCATCCGGATCATATTGGTCAGGCGGCCTGGCTGCAGCGCCGCTTCAAAGCGGACGCCTATATTTCCGAAGGGGACTGGCTGATGGCGCAGCGGCTGTGGTTTTCCCCCGCGGAGAGCGCGATTCCCCGCTACGCGGCGCACTACCGGGCGTTTGGCGTGGACGGGGAACGCTTCGAACAACTGATCGAAAATCGCGGCAACTATCAGCGTCTGGTGAAGGAACTGCCTTTACAGGTGAAGTTCCTGCGCACTGGCGATATCATCAGCGCCGCCAGCGGCGACTGGCGCGTTGTCAGTGGCAGCGGTCATTCTCCAGAGCACCTGTGTCTGTGGAATGAGGCAAGTCGTGAGATGATCACCGGCGACCATGTATTGCCGAAAATCACCCCGAATATCGGCATTATCGTGGGTGGCCTTTCTAACCCTTTGGAAAACTACCTGTTGTCTCTGGAAGATTTCCTGGCGATTGATTGCGCCAGATATTTTCCCGCTCATGGGCTGCCTTCCGAGAATTACCATGAGCGCATCGCCGAGATCAAAATGCACCATCATCGGCAATTGCAGAAACTTTTGAGCGGTTGCGGCGAACCGACCACCGTGTATGAAGCGGTAGGTATGTTGTTCGATACGGAACTGCCGCCTCATCAATATATGTTCGCGCTGGGGGAAACCGCCGCGCACTTGCGCTATCTTGAAAGCATTGGGCTGATGCATCGCGACGGCGAGAAAACCTGGTCTTTCAAATCCGTATCCCAAGCGGACCAGCAGAGGGAGGAAACCGCCTGCGCGTCTTCGGTGTAA